In one window of Poriferisphaera corsica DNA:
- the trhO gene encoding oxygen-dependent tRNA uridine(34) hydroxylase TrhO: MPDTYIIAALYHFTKLEDFKDLRVPLMDHCKQYNITGTLLLAAEGINGTIAGSRSDIDSILTYLRSDPRLANLDHKESTDTQNPFRRMKVRLKKEIVTMGVPDIDPNQTVGTYVSPQDWNNLLNDPDTILVDTRNDYEYAIGTFKNAIDPQTESFREFPEWIKQNLPTEQYKDKKIAMFCTGGIRCEKATAYMRQLGFPNVYHLKGGILKYLETVPEEQSLWEGDCYVFDGRVSVKHNLVPGNFDMCYACGLPITQSDTTHADYEPGVSCPTCISQTTDKQKDRFRDRQRQLTTTQS; this comes from the coding sequence ATGCCCGACACCTATATCATTGCCGCTCTCTACCACTTCACCAAGCTCGAAGATTTCAAAGATCTGCGCGTCCCTCTAATGGACCACTGCAAGCAGTACAACATCACCGGCACACTCCTCCTCGCCGCAGAAGGCATCAACGGCACCATCGCAGGCTCACGATCCGACATCGACTCGATCCTCACCTATCTCCGTTCCGATCCACGTCTCGCCAACCTCGATCACAAAGAATCAACCGACACGCAAAACCCATTCCGCCGCATGAAGGTTCGGCTCAAAAAAGAAATCGTCACCATGGGCGTCCCCGACATCGACCCCAATCAAACCGTTGGCACGTACGTCTCACCACAAGACTGGAACAACCTGCTCAACGATCCCGACACCATTCTCGTCGACACCCGCAACGACTACGAGTACGCCATCGGCACCTTCAAAAACGCGATCGACCCACAAACCGAATCCTTCCGTGAGTTCCCTGAATGGATCAAGCAGAACCTCCCCACAGAGCAGTACAAAGACAAAAAAATCGCCATGTTCTGCACCGGCGGCATCCGCTGTGAAAAAGCCACCGCATACATGCGTCAGTTAGGCTTCCCAAACGTCTACCACCTCAAAGGCGGCATCCTCAAATATCTCGAAACCGTCCCCGAAGAACAATCCCTCTGGGAAGGTGATTGCTACGTCTTCGACGGCCGCGTCTCCGTCAAACACAATCTCGTCCCCGGCAACTTCGACATGTGTTACGCCTGCGGCCTCCCCATCACACAATCCGATACCACCCACGCCGACTACGAGCCCGGTGTCTCCTGCCCCACATGCATCAGCCAGACCACCGACAAGCAAAAAGACCGCTTCCGTGACCGCCAAAGACAACTCACCACCACCCAATCATGA
- a CDS encoding DUF7453 family protein, giving the protein MNLCALSSSLVAGVLLCSVSSGAVMSWNTVDHFEASIDYGELEKNQEAYHYAMAAIGDDGQIGFVDTVDLYDVDSDSRMLVKRFDSDGNIGGTVLYEETQAWLHTKLQWMNGNLYFGSKSGSLAEDRANLYYEWNDGGVSEIYRNEPGASDAVDKGVTGIYQMGMGTVRQVGAHQGYDDAFVYRSAETGEDRVIASTSTTSSEDRLGLQVMLRPNPEGMTEIYKPSADGGLVMGLRTDEGSKIVKFNGEGFETLVTGEDVVNAVDGSVSASMDGYALPYPLATNSRGDLAFIAMSSVSDTDYMACIDLLVKRDGELVHAGRLLSYKDSWANKEGLSEFRFQDEMVISENGRVGLIGYVPDSWPSRDFELIVWEGDELIVAADADETYVGTNGREFVYHGSRYENHMPQYEEGIELFTDAVGNMVFNSSVEADGGVGHGVLLYDTEGVLSLLVKEGDLFDVGGGDMREIKTIDEHSFWLNSDGMLAIGLVFMDHSSGVFTMQIPEPSGLMLLGVGGVLGLMRRRVG; this is encoded by the coding sequence ATGAACTTGTGCGCGTTGAGTAGTAGCTTAGTTGCTGGTGTGCTGCTGTGCAGTGTATCTAGCGGGGCAGTGATGAGTTGGAATACGGTTGATCATTTTGAGGCATCGATCGATTATGGGGAGCTTGAGAAGAATCAGGAAGCGTACCATTACGCGATGGCGGCGATAGGTGATGATGGGCAGATTGGGTTTGTTGATACGGTTGATTTATATGATGTAGATTCTGATAGCCGAATGTTGGTCAAACGGTTTGATAGTGATGGAAATATTGGTGGGACGGTTTTATATGAAGAGACGCAGGCATGGCTGCATACGAAGTTGCAGTGGATGAATGGGAATCTTTATTTTGGCAGTAAGTCGGGCAGCCTGGCGGAGGACAGGGCGAATCTATATTACGAATGGAACGATGGCGGGGTTAGTGAGATATATCGTAATGAGCCGGGTGCATCAGATGCGGTCGATAAGGGGGTGACTGGGATATATCAGATGGGGATGGGGACGGTCAGGCAGGTTGGCGCTCATCAGGGATATGATGATGCATTTGTTTATCGTTCGGCTGAAACCGGCGAGGATCGGGTGATCGCATCGACGAGCACGACTTCAAGTGAAGATAGGCTGGGGTTGCAGGTGATGTTGCGGCCTAACCCGGAGGGGATGACGGAGATTTACAAGCCGAGTGCTGATGGTGGGTTGGTGATGGGGCTTCGGACTGATGAGGGGAGCAAGATTGTGAAGTTTAATGGGGAGGGATTTGAAACGTTGGTGACTGGGGAAGATGTGGTTAATGCGGTGGATGGATCGGTTTCTGCGAGTATGGATGGGTATGCGTTGCCATATCCATTGGCGACCAATTCACGGGGTGATCTGGCGTTCATAGCGATGTCATCGGTTTCTGATACAGATTATATGGCATGTATTGATTTATTAGTTAAGCGAGATGGTGAGTTAGTGCATGCTGGTCGGTTATTAAGTTACAAGGATAGCTGGGCAAACAAGGAAGGCTTGTCGGAATTTCGTTTTCAGGATGAGATGGTGATTTCTGAGAATGGACGCGTTGGGCTAATTGGATATGTGCCCGATAGTTGGCCGTCTCGTGATTTTGAGTTAATTGTATGGGAAGGGGATGAATTGATTGTGGCGGCGGATGCGGATGAGACGTATGTGGGGACGAATGGGCGTGAGTTTGTTTATCACGGATCTCGGTATGAAAATCATATGCCTCAGTATGAAGAAGGCATTGAACTATTTACGGATGCTGTTGGGAATATGGTTTTCAATTCAAGTGTTGAGGCGGATGGTGGCGTTGGGCATGGCGTGTTGCTGTATGACACGGAAGGTGTATTGTCGCTGCTCGTGAAGGAAGGGGATTTGTTTGATGTTGGTGGTGGGGATATGCGTGAGATTAAAACGATTGATGAGCATAGTTTTTGGTTGAATAGTGATGGCATGTTGGCGATCGGGCTAGTGTTTATGGATCATTCGAGTGGTGTATTTACGATGCAGATTCCTGAGCCGAGTGGGTTGATGCTGCTTGGTGTTGGTGGGGTGTTGGGATTGATGCGGCGTAGAGTGGGATGA
- a CDS encoding ParA family protein encodes MTDQPTNHSEYAFESNSAGSGEGMNIPVGKPVEVGSDQANVEGVADESVGVVSDGVGESVVGGIMTGGGSWSIPAAREEVVNAGQVVSADEEEKKQVEVLGGGDDMGVGEMWGIGAVSVSAGLGPDAEEFVGDGQLMEEMPMGNGGGSGGEDSGMKVEEIEIRRAADVQANHAIENHGMDMAGETNHEIVSREVEGGGDVIGDEKLAEIQMVSADELLESLDERTGQEEKNEVDEPAEQSEKSEQEVAVEKPVKKQGGEVKRLKSPRVIALMNQKGGVGKTTTAVNLGAALGRLGYRVLLLDLDPQAHLTLYLGVDPEQLEQTIYDLLVDDEVTAADIRQSIEGYEKLDVLPADVSLAGVESELADKVVTGAAQSVLRTKVKPIAKEYDFILLDCPPSLGLLTINALTLSKEVIVPMQAHFLALQGMGKLFETITMLRQGFNPNLQVAGIVLCMHEGQTILAGEVIGDLEGFLEGAQGGDEPWSQAKIFDPPIRRNIKLAESPSFGQSIFDYDVNCNGAQDYMQLAECVANHELVWDF; translated from the coding sequence GTGACCGACCAGCCAACGAATCATTCTGAGTACGCATTTGAATCCAACAGCGCGGGTAGCGGTGAAGGGATGAATATCCCGGTGGGCAAGCCTGTGGAGGTGGGAAGCGATCAGGCGAACGTGGAGGGGGTGGCTGATGAATCTGTTGGCGTGGTAAGTGATGGCGTGGGTGAATCAGTTGTGGGGGGGATCATGACGGGCGGAGGATCGTGGTCCATTCCGGCAGCGCGTGAAGAGGTTGTGAATGCGGGGCAGGTGGTCAGTGCTGATGAGGAAGAAAAGAAACAGGTGGAAGTTTTGGGTGGCGGAGATGATATGGGGGTTGGAGAGATGTGGGGGATTGGCGCAGTGAGTGTGAGCGCGGGGCTTGGTCCTGATGCGGAGGAATTTGTGGGTGATGGTCAATTGATGGAAGAGATGCCCATGGGGAATGGCGGGGGGAGTGGGGGTGAGGATAGTGGTATGAAGGTGGAGGAGATTGAGATCAGGCGGGCGGCAGATGTTCAGGCTAACCATGCGATAGAAAATCATGGTATGGATATGGCGGGCGAGACTAATCATGAGATAGTCAGTCGCGAGGTTGAAGGCGGGGGAGATGTGATTGGTGATGAGAAGCTAGCTGAGATTCAGATGGTGAGCGCGGATGAATTGTTGGAATCGCTGGATGAGCGAACGGGGCAAGAAGAAAAGAATGAGGTTGACGAGCCTGCTGAGCAATCGGAGAAGTCGGAGCAAGAGGTGGCGGTTGAGAAGCCGGTCAAGAAGCAGGGCGGTGAAGTGAAGCGATTGAAGTCGCCGCGCGTGATTGCGCTCATGAATCAGAAAGGCGGGGTGGGTAAGACAACGACGGCGGTTAATCTTGGTGCGGCGCTTGGGCGGCTTGGATATCGGGTGTTGTTATTGGATTTAGATCCTCAGGCGCATCTGACGTTGTACTTGGGTGTTGATCCGGAACAGTTGGAGCAGACGATTTATGACTTGTTGGTTGATGATGAGGTGACGGCGGCGGATATACGGCAGTCGATTGAAGGTTATGAGAAACTGGATGTTTTGCCGGCGGATGTGAGTCTGGCTGGAGTGGAGAGTGAGTTGGCGGATAAAGTGGTGACGGGCGCGGCGCAGTCGGTGCTTCGAACGAAGGTGAAGCCGATTGCGAAGGAGTATGATTTTATATTACTTGATTGCCCGCCGTCGCTGGGTTTGTTGACGATTAACGCGTTGACGTTATCGAAGGAAGTGATTGTGCCGATGCAGGCGCACTTCTTGGCGTTGCAGGGGATGGGTAAATTGTTTGAGACGATTACGATGTTGAGGCAGGGTTTCAATCCAAACTTGCAGGTTGCGGGGATCGTGCTTTGTATGCATGAAGGGCAGACGATTTTGGCGGGTGAAGTGATCGGTGATTTAGAAGGGTTTTTAGAGGGGGCGCAGGGTGGGGATGAGCCTTGGTCGCAGGCAAAGATTTTTGATCCGCCGATTCGCAGAAATATTAAGTTGGCGGAGTCGCCGTCGTTTGGTCAGTCGATCTTTGATTATGATGTCAATTGTAATGGTGCGCAGGATTATATGCAGCTGGCTGAATGCGTGGCTAACCATGAGTTAGTTTGGGATTTTTAG
- a CDS encoding sialate O-acetylesterase yields the protein MPRLRPLSICLLFILFATSSVFAQTGNTPEDKGPIQVFILSGQSNMDGRGVPEKLTPDQLKLVTPSPDILYYFHLMPGLDYAEIGNHKWEQLAIFTNRWKAKQFGPEITFAKSIAKNMPNQKIAILKLSQGGANLYRDFSPTINDEEIHGYHLYPWLTRTAHRAIGRLEQMGYQPKINAFIWVHGWSDAFASEASANNYEKNLTEFFQYVRRDFDNPKLPIVFSQINPDIKVKWAPPVLSAQTAVAAADQNSIMIPSTDLTLLEDGAHFTPDSYITLGNNLANAYIKLKSQLDEAEKEAKTTEAISE from the coding sequence ATGCCGCGATTGCGTCCACTATCCATTTGTCTTCTATTTATCCTCTTCGCCACGTCTTCTGTCTTCGCACAAACCGGCAACACCCCTGAAGATAAAGGCCCCATCCAAGTCTTCATCCTTTCCGGGCAATCCAACATGGATGGCCGCGGCGTCCCCGAAAAACTCACGCCCGATCAACTCAAACTCGTCACTCCTTCTCCCGACATCCTCTACTACTTCCACCTCATGCCCGGCCTCGACTACGCCGAAATCGGCAACCACAAATGGGAACAACTCGCCATTTTCACCAATCGCTGGAAAGCAAAACAGTTCGGCCCAGAAATCACTTTCGCCAAATCCATCGCAAAAAACATGCCTAATCAAAAGATAGCCATCCTCAAACTCTCACAAGGCGGCGCAAACCTCTACCGCGATTTCTCTCCCACCATCAACGACGAGGAAATCCACGGCTACCATCTCTACCCATGGCTTACACGCACGGCTCACCGCGCAATCGGCCGCCTCGAGCAAATGGGCTATCAACCCAAGATCAACGCATTCATCTGGGTTCATGGCTGGTCAGATGCTTTCGCCTCCGAAGCCTCTGCCAACAATTATGAAAAAAACCTCACCGAGTTTTTTCAGTATGTTCGTCGTGATTTCGACAACCCCAAACTCCCCATCGTTTTTTCACAGATCAACCCCGACATCAAAGTGAAATGGGCCCCGCCCGTTCTCTCCGCTCAGACCGCAGTCGCCGCCGCTGATCAAAACAGCATCATGATTCCTTCCACCGACCTTACCCTCCTCGAGGACGGCGCTCACTTCACCCCCGACTCCTACATCACCCTCGGCAACAACCTCGCCAACGCTTACATCAAACTCAAATCCCAACTGGATGAAGCCGAGAAGGAAGCGAAGACCACCGAAGCAATCTCCGAATAA
- a CDS encoding DUF7453 family protein produces MGYGVSRRFGLAIGMAGLLGSVGDRVVAEPYVWDTVDVYKDAYYEQRDEAYWQNHYVNVDDAGQIFYRTYIAENIFAGGELKYSESRVYSPNKQMTPIYRYQNHSFMFQQHDVIAGGRILTKLIEIDNDTWEWEEKLTYFNGEALHVKGIGDFGIEAERVLGVSGLQEDGSYIASFLQNEEVFYAYYSGWDAAPKVIAYTGDENAAYGDALNVQYLKSPLYYGDKISSWMDQVFSLEDGSRLLSVQKKDGSSAIMRFDGQTIEDYITGDDLVGKVDGAIRTQVDGAYEQSRQGVAFNESGDMAFVTYSELSGKRYGYDLFFKQGDDLEHIVALGRLDANSSPWQVDGGPLIYSVDAAVLTEDSRYAFVASDQIGDFDNEQAFYVVEDGELRIAGQIGETYVGKNGRAFVFAGRKNGLVEGNRGDNTNMFNDLTGNIVFNTVVEENGELYGGIVWYDTDGVLSLLVKAGDLFDVDAGVGEDLREISFINEYSLSMNDRGLLAVGLIFTDGSQGVFTMQIPEPSGMVLLGVGGVLGLVRRRVG; encoded by the coding sequence ATGGGCTATGGTGTAAGTAGACGTTTCGGGTTGGCTATTGGTATGGCTGGATTGTTGGGTAGTGTGGGCGATAGGGTGGTGGCTGAGCCATACGTGTGGGATACGGTTGATGTTTATAAGGATGCGTATTATGAACAAAGGGATGAGGCGTATTGGCAGAATCATTATGTGAATGTTGACGATGCTGGTCAGATTTTTTATCGCACGTATATTGCTGAAAATATTTTTGCAGGTGGAGAACTGAAATATTCTGAATCTCGTGTGTATTCACCGAATAAACAGATGACGCCAATATATCGATATCAGAATCATTCCTTTATGTTTCAACAACACGACGTTATAGCGGGTGGGAGGATTCTTACGAAGTTGATTGAGATTGACAATGATACGTGGGAGTGGGAGGAGAAGCTTACTTATTTTAATGGGGAAGCATTGCATGTGAAGGGGATTGGGGATTTTGGTATTGAAGCTGAGCGAGTTTTAGGGGTAAGTGGGTTGCAGGAGGATGGGAGTTACATCGCGAGTTTCTTACAAAATGAAGAAGTTTTTTATGCTTATTATTCGGGCTGGGATGCAGCGCCAAAGGTCATTGCTTATACCGGGGATGAGAATGCTGCTTATGGGGATGCACTGAATGTTCAATATTTGAAGTCGCCATTGTACTATGGCGATAAAATCTCGTCTTGGATGGATCAGGTTTTTAGTTTGGAAGATGGATCACGGCTTCTGAGTGTGCAGAAGAAAGATGGCTCTAGTGCGATCATGAGATTTGATGGGCAGACGATTGAAGATTACATCACGGGCGATGATCTGGTCGGTAAAGTAGATGGAGCGATCAGAACGCAAGTTGATGGTGCTTATGAGCAGAGCCGGCAAGGGGTTGCGTTCAATGAGAGCGGAGATATGGCATTCGTTACTTATAGTGAATTGAGTGGTAAGCGGTATGGGTATGATTTGTTTTTTAAGCAAGGGGATGATCTTGAGCATATCGTGGCTTTGGGGCGTCTTGATGCGAATAGTAGTCCGTGGCAGGTCGATGGTGGTCCGTTAATTTACTCGGTTGATGCTGCAGTGTTGACTGAGGATAGTCGGTATGCTTTTGTGGCAAGTGATCAAATTGGTGATTTTGATAATGAGCAGGCCTTTTACGTAGTTGAGGATGGTGAGCTGAGAATTGCGGGACAAATTGGTGAGACTTATGTCGGGAAGAATGGTAGAGCGTTTGTGTTTGCTGGTAGGAAGAATGGACTAGTGGAGGGCAATCGAGGTGATAATACAAACATGTTCAATGACTTGACGGGCAATATTGTTTTCAATACGGTCGTTGAGGAGAATGGTGAGTTGTATGGTGGTATCGTTTGGTATGACACAGACGGGGTGCTTTCGCTACTTGTGAAAGCAGGGGATCTGTTTGATGTTGATGCGGGAGTGGGTGAGGATCTGCGTGAGATTTCGTTCATCAATGAATATAGTTTGTCGATGAATGATCGGGGACTATTGGCAGTTGGTTTGATTTTTACGGATGGATCGCAGGGTGTGTTTACAATGCAGATACCTGAGCCGAGCGGGATGGTGCTGCTGGGTGTTGGTGGGGTGTTAGGATTGGTGCGTCGTAGAGTGGGGTGA